The following is a genomic window from Geoalkalibacter halelectricus.
GCGAGAGGGGCGAGGGGCGTGGAGGTTGTCGGCAAGCGGCGGTTAAAACCAAAAAGAAAAGCCCCCGTGATGGGGGCTTTTCAGGTTTGAGCTTTTTGAAAGGTCGCTGTTAGCGGATGTGGCACTCGCCGCAGCGGGTGGGGCCGCCTTTCTGGTCATGGCAGTCCTTGCAGGAAGCGCCGTGAGCCGAGTCGCGGTCGATGGCGATGGGGCCGGGCTCACCTTCGCCGTGGCAGGCGACGCAGGTGCCGCCTTCATACTCGATGTGCTTTTGGTGATCGAAGGTTACGTTGCCGTTGCGGGCCTCGTAGGTGTAGATTTCCTGGGCGGCGATGCCGGTGGCAGCGGCAAAGAGAACGACCAGGACAATAGCTGCGAACTTCTTCATTTCATGCCTCCTGTAAAAAAAATGGTTAAAAAAAACATCTGAGCAATTTTGTAACGGCAAAGATGCTCTTTGTCAAGTCTCATCCCCGCGATTTCCTTGGCCAAGGGCGGGGCGCTCCTTTGCTCAGGAGTTGAATTTTTCGAGACGCTCGGCCTTGGCGAGAGCCTCTTTTTCGTTGGCGATGGATTCGGAGCAGAAACTCCACATCTGATAGTGTTCCAGGGACATGATGGTGAACCCCGCCGCGAACACCGCCCAGAAATTGGCGTCGAGGGCCTCGCCGTAGAAGTAAAAGGCGTAAAAGCCGCTCAGATACCCGATGTGCGACCAGCCCCGGTATTTGCCCTCGCCGGAACTCATTCGCGACAGAATCAGCACCAGGGCGGAAAAGCTGTAGACCACCAAGGCGATGCTGATGAGATTGGTGGGGGGAGAGCCACCCAGAAAGGAGCGCACTCCCGGTGAGATGGGTGGCAGCAAGGTGTCGTGGGTGAATGCCACCAGACTGATCAGTAAAAAGACCGCCAAGCCCCACAGCCCGCGGCGCGAGAGGGCTTGCAGCCGCCGGATGCGCACCCGCGCCTCGGCCTGGGCGTCCGTGGACGCGGTGGGCCGCTGGGATTCGGGGGGCGGGCGGCGCAATTTCAGCCGATTCCTCATGCTCTGGTGACTCCTCCCCATTTACAGGCGGTTGGAAGAATTCCCCTGCTCCCGCTCCTTGATCGTGCGACTCAAGTCGTCGATTTTCTTTTGCAGTTCCTCTCGTTTGGCATCGCCCTGGAGGCGCTCCTCGGCCAGGCGACGGAAATTCGCCGCCAAACTGGCGACCTCTTCGGTTCCCCGCGGTTCCTGAACCCTGAGGTCCCCCTCGCTGACCCTGTCGGCAAAATACACCAGCTGGCGCACGGGCAGCAAGACGTTGCGCCGCAGCAGGGCGGTGACCCCGCCCACGGTCAGCACCATCACCATCAGGCAGAAAATAATCAGGCGGATGCGCAAGGTGGCCAGGGATTGCAGAAAGGGTGCCTGGGACATGCCGATGTCCAAGGTGCCGAGAATCTGCTCGTCGGCTGAGTGGATATGGCACGCACCGGTGTAGCAACTGGGTTCGTTATATACCGCAGCGGTGATGGCGATGACCGGCACGCCCAGTTCATTGTCGAAATAGCGCGCCTGATCCATGGGGCCAAGGTGCACCGCGGGTACATCGCCGGCGTGGCATTCGATGCAGCCGGCGACCTCTTTGTCCAGCACCTGGTGAACTTCCTCCTCGTGGGCGGAAAACATGATCACGCCGCGCTTGTTGAAGATGCGTACATGCTCAACGCCCCTCTGCTCGCCGATATCGTTGATGATCTGGCGCAAGGATTCGCGGTCGTCCTTGAGCATGGAGTAGCGCGTGGCCTTGACGATGATGTCGGCCAGTTGAATCTCCCGCTGGATGGTGTCCTGAATCAGATCCTGCTTGACGAAGGAATACAGAAGGATGCTGCACACGATGACAAACCCGGTGACGGTCAGACCGACGGGAACCAGGGCCTTGGAGACGATGCTTTTTAGAGTGCTCACGCTACCTCCCGAATCGCTTGGTCGCTCACAGGGGCGAGAGCGCACGACCGTGGCGCTCTCGCGAGGGGTTTTTGCGGCATGTTTCAGTGCGGCTTGGGCATCGTGGATGAATCCCTTTCGCGGCGCGGCGCGGAATCCTCCTGGTCGGGCGCTTGCGTCTCATGCTCTTCCCAGCCGGTCCACATGGGCTTGAAGTGAGCAAAAGGCGTATGCCCGAGTGTCGCCAGGTAGACATGGGTGAACAAAAAAGCAATCAGGGTGCAAGACAGCAGGAAGTGCGCGCCCGCCACGATTTTAATCCCTCCCAGAAACAGCACCACCGGGCGCAGCAATTCGATGTTCATAAGCAGCAGGCCGGTGAGAATCACCAGCGGCACCAGCACCATCATAATTACCAGATAGGCCGATTTCTGCAACGGGTTGAATTTATTAGTGGGCGTGGTGACATGCGGGTTGGGCTTGCCGCGGAAATAATTGAAAAAGTAATACAGCAACTGGCGAAACAGACCGCGGCGCAAATCCTCACCGCTCGGCACATAGAGCTTGAGCAGGCTGCGCGCCACCACC
Proteins encoded in this region:
- a CDS encoding cytochrome c3 family protein, which codes for MKKFAAIVLVVLFAAATGIAAQEIYTYEARNGNVTFDHQKHIEYEGGTCVACHGEGEPGPIAIDRDSAHGASCKDCHDQKGGPTRCGECHIR
- a CDS encoding menaquinol oxidoreductase, which encodes MRNRLKLRRPPPESQRPTASTDAQAEARVRIRRLQALSRRGLWGLAVFLLISLVAFTHDTLLPPISPGVRSFLGGSPPTNLISIALVVYSFSALVLILSRMSSGEGKYRGWSHIGYLSGFYAFYFYGEALDANFWAVFAAGFTIMSLEHYQMWSFCSESIANEKEALAKAERLEKFNS
- a CDS encoding HAMP domain-containing protein, yielding MSTLKSIVSKALVPVGLTVTGFVIVCSILLYSFVKQDLIQDTIQREIQLADIIVKATRYSMLKDDRESLRQIINDIGEQRGVEHVRIFNKRGVIMFSAHEEEVHQVLDKEVAGCIECHAGDVPAVHLGPMDQARYFDNELGVPVIAITAAVYNEPSCYTGACHIHSADEQILGTLDIGMSQAPFLQSLATLRIRLIIFCLMVMVLTVGGVTALLRRNVLLPVRQLVYFADRVSEGDLRVQEPRGTEEVASLAANFRRLAEERLQGDAKREELQKKIDDLSRTIKEREQGNSSNRL
- a CDS encoding cytochrome b/b6 domain-containing protein, with protein sequence MKQTQKIYLTPTPVRIWHWLNAFGFVALILSGAQIRYPEYVNFFGTYKAAIRLHDTAGIVVSISFCLWLIYYLVVARSLLKLYVPSGEDLRRGLFRQLLYYFFNYFRGKPNPHVTTPTNKFNPLQKSAYLVIMMVLVPLVILTGLLLMNIELLRPVVLFLGGIKIVAGAHFLLSCTLIAFLFTHVYLATLGHTPFAHFKPMWTGWEEHETQAPDQEDSAPRRERDSSTMPKPH